A portion of the Celeribacter baekdonensis genome contains these proteins:
- a CDS encoding DUF6497 family protein, protein MPLPLRRRRPHDLAFVVFRGGCDGLCAALLGGAAAAEGTPVAAQDVAVPSGQPVAFYETLMDRPAMGLTARFRFVAPELGQRIKTMAYEALEADLSSLCVSYALPRLAEPTPAIIVISLSERPTEFGSPDPNVAQVFEAYRPTETDAGAICEWEAF, encoded by the coding sequence ATGCCACTGCCCTTAAGAAGGAGAAGACCACATGATCTTGCGTTTGTCGTCTTTCGCGGCGGGTGTGATGGCCTTTGCGCTGCCCTTTTGGGGGGGGCGGCGGCGGCGGAGGGAACTCCGGTTGCGGCACAGGATGTGGCCGTGCCCTCGGGGCAGCCGGTGGCGTTTTATGAAACCTTGATGGATCGTCCCGCGATGGGGCTGACCGCACGGTTCCGATTTGTCGCGCCCGAACTTGGGCAGCGGATCAAAACCATGGCCTATGAGGCGCTTGAGGCCGACCTCTCATCGCTCTGCGTCAGCTACGCCCTACCGCGTCTGGCCGAACCTACGCCTGCGATCATCGTGATTTCACTGTCAGAGCGCCCGACCGAATTTGGGTCCCCTGACCCGAATGTGGCACAGGTGTTTGAGGCCTATCGTCCGACCGAAACGGATGCGGGTGCGATTTGTGAATGGGAGGCGTTTTAA
- a CDS encoding acetyl-CoA carboxylase biotin carboxylase subunit, translating to MFDKILIANRGEIACRVMKTAKKMGIKTVAIYSDADKNALHVAMADEAVHIGPPPANQSYIVIDKVMDAIRQTGAQAVHPGYGFLSENSKFAEALAAEGVAFVGPPVGAIEAMGDKITSKKLAQEAGVSTVPGYMGLIADADEAVKISNEVGYPVMIKASAGGGGKGMRIAWNDEEAREGFQSSKNEAASSFGDDRIFIEKFVTQPRHIEIQVLCDAHGNGIYLNERECSIQRRNQKVIEEAPSPFLDPETRKAMGEQAVALAKAVDYASAGTVEFIVDGDRNFYFLEMNTRLQVEHPVTELITGIDLVEQMIRIANGEPLSMTQDDVKINGWAMESRLYAEDPYRGFLPSIGRLSKYRPPAEIVTDTNVVRNDTGVYEGGEISMYYDPMIAKLCTWGPDRLTAIENMRNALDGFEVEGIGHNLPFLSAVYDHPKFIAGTMTTAFIEEEYPEGFEGVELPYADLERIAAATASMYRVAEIRRTRVSGRMDNHERVVPNDWVVQIGGHDFPLTIEADKTGSTVLINDKTLRCESTWVPGDSLAVIDMGDSHLTLKVGKTPGGFRIRNRGADMKVYVRSPRAAELSKFMIEKLPPDTSKLLLCPMPGLIVKVNVEEGDEVQEGQALCTVEAMKMENILRAERKGIVSKINAAPGDSLAVDEVIMEFE from the coding sequence ATGTTTGACAAAATCCTGATTGCGAACCGCGGCGAGATTGCATGCCGTGTGATGAAAACCGCCAAGAAAATGGGGATCAAAACGGTCGCCATTTATTCCGATGCGGATAAAAACGCCCTGCATGTGGCCATGGCGGATGAGGCGGTTCACATCGGCCCGCCGCCCGCAAACCAATCCTATATTGTCATCGACAAGGTGATGGATGCGATCCGCCAGACCGGCGCGCAGGCGGTTCATCCAGGCTATGGCTTCCTCTCCGAGAATTCGAAATTCGCCGAGGCTTTGGCGGCCGAAGGCGTGGCCTTTGTGGGCCCCCCGGTTGGTGCGATTGAGGCGATGGGCGACAAAATCACCTCGAAAAAACTGGCCCAAGAGGCCGGCGTTTCGACCGTTCCGGGCTATATGGGCCTGATCGCGGATGCGGATGAAGCGGTGAAAATCTCCAATGAGGTCGGCTATCCGGTGATGATCAAAGCCTCCGCTGGCGGCGGCGGTAAGGGCATGCGGATCGCATGGAATGACGAAGAAGCCCGCGAAGGCTTTCAGTCGTCCAAAAACGAAGCCGCAAGCTCCTTTGGCGACGACCGGATTTTCATCGAGAAATTCGTCACTCAACCGCGCCACATCGAAATTCAGGTGCTTTGCGATGCCCATGGCAACGGGATTTATCTGAACGAACGCGAATGTTCGATCCAACGCCGCAACCAAAAGGTCATCGAAGAGGCCCCGTCGCCGTTCCTTGATCCCGAAACCCGCAAAGCCATGGGCGAACAGGCCGTGGCGCTGGCGAAAGCGGTGGATTATGCCTCTGCCGGGACCGTGGAATTTATCGTCGATGGCGACCGCAATTTCTACTTCTTGGAAATGAACACCCGTCTTCAGGTGGAACACCCTGTGACCGAGCTGATCACCGGCATCGACTTGGTCGAACAGATGATCCGGATTGCCAATGGCGAGCCGCTTTCGATGACCCAAGACGACGTGAAAATCAACGGCTGGGCGATGGAAAGCCGTCTCTACGCCGAAGACCCCTATCGCGGCTTTTTGCCCTCCATCGGGCGTCTGTCGAAATATCGCCCGCCCGCCGAAATTGTCACGGACACCAACGTCGTGCGCAACGACACCGGCGTCTATGAGGGCGGCGAAATTTCGATGTACTATGACCCGATGATTGCAAAACTTTGCACATGGGGCCCGGATCGTTTGACCGCGATTGAGAACATGCGCAATGCGCTCGATGGGTTTGAAGTCGAAGGCATTGGTCACAACCTGCCGTTCCTCTCCGCCGTTTATGACCACCCGAAATTCATCGCGGGGACCATGACCACGGCCTTTATCGAAGAGGAATATCCCGAAGGATTTGAAGGGGTTGAACTACCCTACGCGGATCTGGAACGGATTGCTGCGGCCACGGCGTCGATGTACCGTGTCGCCGAAATTCGCCGCACCCGCGTGTCGGGGCGGATGGACAACCACGAACGTGTGGTGCCCAATGATTGGGTCGTTCAAATCGGTGGTCACGATTTCCCACTGACGATCGAGGCGGATAAAACTGGCTCGACCGTGTTGATCAACGACAAAACACTGCGGTGCGAAAGCACTTGGGTTCCGGGCGACAGCTTGGCGGTGATCGACATGGGGGACAGCCATTTGACCTTGAAGGTTGGCAAGACGCCGGGCGGGTTCCGCATCCGCAATCGTGGCGCGGATATGAAGGTCTATGTTCGCTCGCCGCGCGCCGCCGAACTGTCCAAATTCATGATCGAAAAATTGCCGCCGGACACGTCCAAATTGCTGCTCTGCCCGATGCCGGGTCTGATTGTCAAAGTGAACGTCGAAGAGGGCGATGAGGTCCAAGAGGGTCAGGCCCTTTGCACCGTTGAGGCGATGAAAATGGAAAACATCCTGCGCGCTGAACGCAAAGGCATCGTGTCCAAAATCAACGCAGCGCCGGGCGACAGCTTGGCCGTCGACGAAGTGATCATGGAGTTCGAATAA
- a CDS encoding RidA family protein, producing the protein MAPKFHLFSNGPRPVAPFSHAVEDDGWVILTGQMPTDPNAPDAPLPEGIAAQTRRVMDNLVLILAELGLRAEHIMQCRCFLTEFERDYALFNDTYKSYFPEGRLPARTTVGVTALAVGALVEIDLIARRPDQGDS; encoded by the coding sequence ATGGCCCCTAAATTCCATCTGTTTTCCAACGGTCCGCGACCGGTCGCACCGTTTTCTCATGCGGTCGAGGATGACGGGTGGGTGATCCTCACTGGACAAATGCCGACCGATCCGAACGCGCCTGACGCGCCGCTGCCCGAGGGGATCGCGGCGCAAACCCGCCGCGTGATGGACAACCTTGTGTTGATTTTGGCTGAATTGGGCCTGCGTGCAGAGCATATTATGCAATGCCGCTGCTTTCTGACCGAGTTCGAGCGCGATTACGCCCTGTTCAACGACACGTACAAAAGTTACTTCCCCGAGGGTAGGCTTCCGGCACGCACCACGGTGGGCGTGACCGCGTTGGCCGTTGGTGCGTTGGTTGAGATCGACCTCATCGCGCGCCGACCAGATCAGGGAGACAGCTGA